In the genome of Devosia rhizoryzae, the window CACATCGTCATTGCCGACGCCCGTTCGCCGCGCGATGGCCGCTTCATCGAGAAGCTGGGCACCTTCAACCCGCTCCTCGCCAAGGACGCCGAAAATCGCGTCGTGCTCGACACCGAACGCGCCAAGCACTGGGTTTCCGTCGGCGCCCAGCCGACCGACCGCGTGCTGCGTTTCCTCGACGCTGCCGGCCTCATGAAGCGCGAAGCCCGCAACAACCCCAAGAGCGGCGAGCCGGGCGCCAAGGCCAAGGAACGCGCTGAAGAACGCGCCGCCAAGGCTGCTGCCGGTTCGGAAGAAGCTGCTGCAGAGTAAGTTTCTGTCCAGCCTGAATGACCAGAGCCCCGGTGGAGACACCGGGGCTTTTTGCTGCCATTTGCAATCGGTGCATATGATGGCAATATACATTCATGATCGACTGGAGCCGCATAGCTGGATTTGAATGGGATGCCGGTAATGCCCGCAAGAGCGTCGACAAGCATCACGTCAGTCAGGGCGAAGCCGAGCAGGCGTTCTTCAACCAGCCGCTTCTGCTGGTTGCCGATCAACAGCATAGCCAGCATGAAGCGCGGGTTCACGCGCTCGGTCACACGGATCAAAACCGTCTGTTGCACATCACTTTCACGCTGAGGCAAGACGGCACCAGAATTCGAGTGATCTCCGCAAGAGACATGAACCGCGAGGAGCGGAAGGATTATGAGCAAGGCCCTTAAGCCCATTCCGGAATTTGCCAGCGAAGGGGAAGAACGCCTGTTTTGGGAAAGCCACGACTCCGCCGAATATGTAGATTGGAGCCAGGCGCAGCGAGTGGTGCTGCCAAACCTTAAACCCAGTTCGACATCGATCTCCCTGCGCCTGCCGCAGGGATTGCTCGACCAGATCAAGATGACCGCTAACAAGCTGGACGTTCCTTACCAGTCGCTGATTAAAACGTGGCTGGCCGAGAAGGTCGATCAACGCCGCTGAGACAAAATATCCCCGGCCGTGAGGCCGGGGATATTTTTTGGAAACAAAGGTTCCCCTCATCCGGCGCTGCGCGCCACCTTCTCCCGCAAGGGGAGAAGGGGTCCCGACTGAGGGGTTGGAGGGTGGCCTTCTCCCCTTGCGGGAGAAGGTGCCCGAAGGGCGGATGAGGGGCGCTTTTAAGCCTTGAGCTTTGCCAGGATCGCTGCGCCCATTTCTTCCGTCCCGACGGTCTTGCGATTGTCCTGGGCGATGTCGCCGGTGCGCAGGCCATCGCTCAGCACGGCCGAGATGGCGTTTTCGATGCGGGTGGCGAGTTCGATCATGTTGAACGAATAGCGCAGGGCCATGGCGACGGAGGCGATCATGGCGATGGGGTTGGCGATGCCTTTGCCGGCGATGTCCGGCGCCGAGCCGTGCACGGGCTCGTAAAAGGCTTTGCGCTTACCGGTCACCGGATCGGGCGCCCCTAGCGAAGCGGAGGGCAGCATGCCGAGCGAGCCGGTGAGCATGGCGGCGACGTCGGAGAGGATGTCGCCGAAGAGGTTGTCGGTGACCATGACGTCGAACTGCTTGGGATTGCGCACCAACTGCATGGCGGCGTTGTCGGCCAGGATGTGGTGCAGTTCGACATCGGCGTAGTCCTTGCCGACGCCCTTGACCACTTCGTCCCAGAGCACGCCCGACTTCATGACGTTCTTCTTGTCGGCCGAGTGCACCTTGTTGTTGCGGGTGCGGGCGAGGTCGAAGGCGACGCGGGCGATGCGATCGATTTCGTAGGTCTCGTAGACCTGGGTGTCGATGGCGCGCTTCTGGCCGTTTTCGAGATCGGTGATGGTCTTGGGTTCACCGAAATAAACGCCGCCGGTCAGCTCGCGAACGATCAGGATGTCGAGGCCTTCCACGAGTTCGCGCTTGAGCGAAGAGGCATCGGCCAGCGCCGGATAGCAGATGGCGGGGCGCAGGTTGGCGAAGACGGCGAGTTCCTTGCGGAGGCGCAGCAGCGCGGCTTCCGGGCGGTGCCCATAGGGGACATTATCCCACTTGGGG includes:
- a CDS encoding BrnA antitoxin family protein produces the protein MSKALKPIPEFASEGEERLFWESHDSAEYVDWSQAQRVVLPNLKPSSTSISLRLPQGLLDQIKMTANKLDVPYQSLIKTWLAEKVDQRR
- the leuB gene encoding 3-isopropylmalate dehydrogenase; amino-acid sequence: MATHSLFLLPGDGIGTEIMVEAEKLIDWTNSEQLTDFSTDSGLAGGAAYDKHQVAITDEDTEKAKAADAVIFGAVGGPKWDNVPYGHRPEAALLRLRKELAVFANLRPAICYPALADASSLKRELVEGLDILIVRELTGGVYFGEPKTITDLENGQKRAIDTQVYETYEIDRIARVAFDLARTRNNKVHSADKKNVMKSGVLWDEVVKGVGKDYADVELHHILADNAAMQLVRNPKQFDVMVTDNLFGDILSDVAAMLTGSLGMLPSASLGAPDPVTGKRKAFYEPVHGSAPDIAGKGIANPIAMIASVAMALRYSFNMIELATRIENAISAVLSDGLRTGDIAQDNRKTVGTEEMGAAILAKLKA
- the rpsP gene encoding 30S ribosomal protein S16, encoding MSLKIRLARAGTKKRPFYHIVIADARSPRDGRFIEKLGTFNPLLAKDAENRVVLDTERAKHWVSVGAQPTDRVLRFLDAAGLMKREARNNPKSGEPGAKAKERAEERAAKAAAGSEEAAAE
- a CDS encoding BrnT family toxin, translated to MIDWSRIAGFEWDAGNARKSVDKHHVSQGEAEQAFFNQPLLLVADQQHSQHEARVHALGHTDQNRLLHITFTLRQDGTRIRVISARDMNREERKDYEQGP